Proteins encoded in a region of the Oncorhynchus clarkii lewisi isolate Uvic-CL-2024 chromosome 18, UVic_Ocla_1.0, whole genome shotgun sequence genome:
- the LOC139373591 gene encoding anillin-like: MDPFTEKLLERTRARRENLQKKMAERSTASNRQMAKRAREPLAETCNSLVTEPVVDKGPQHSTKHSPSKRSRSGELDKPTIIGEENREPAMPPRTLTPTLSDPQTDRKPPTGPASILSASSLEMVDVCPALPVPEPEPMVATRLVPEQVRATEVERPAPKPEKVAVSAAPQRTRDVEVVPTSTVLQRNREEQGEAPTSSTPAAMKSRLARLAEQRHYWDSEGTSEVPDIPAALSPVKNQTQPRQALAPIPTPVHAAASSEAPVGRKGRLANLAATIGSWEDDLSHAAPRSRDYAQEKPGSVSNATPAWRREAGAGAKPTSAAADRPQMTQSSNRKPALDSNQQHVHSPVKSTRAFPPSPQKTEVPEARPALRTGRGLPSPVSSPQRSYQGRASAFTPSPEKGALSSASPVPQSPLKNQALSRAMEVNDSPEKPELPTQPSTIRPTGPSVLQTRERFTKETTPATPLQQRGTAGATGPSVLQTRERFTKETTPATPLQQRGTAGATGTPADVKSFMERFGERCQERSGLSSPATCHGAATRNPNIVNPSGAGLAGRTPVVSQSVTPNTRLVQERLRAANTATTALAQKQKLERESELAQIRNRFQKGNNIWKNKEEVVDTNKLTQAKDLIEHPEERGPVVSQPDEPTASPLDSLNAAPKKPSEEETQEEESDEEESHEMEMKVDQSNNSEINNFDGFHDQIEELSGEEGEGEEEEDKLNISSMSILAPFSESVAAVIKSPVRKMMTSTPASSFNAKSQTPDIVSRPSKFQRARLLRAGSSDSLETDEHEDHNLPYSIDAYRSTRIKESTERPCVKQVIVKEDVSRRAAEEPRSQGHTSIKQKMKVLTYEMNLQQTVISQASQALNCCTDEEHGKGSHVEAEAERLLLIATEKRGALKAELDRLKGEGPSGHRRGQGGDMGVSASKGSISLLELRLPLKADFVCSAASKPEWSSHYFFIMIRAGAENTVATPLASTSSAISGDAITFSTKFTMPDVSNDFAIDIEVYCLVQKRELNPDKRKKPSKSKAITPKRFLSKSSLTPVVASPGGPNTVRTSNFVLVGSHKLTLASIGKNKFLLEKVPFLCPMEGHIYLKMQCEVGSLVEERGFLTMFEDVSGFGAWHRRWCVLSGYCISYWTYPDDEKRKNPMGRINLANCISRKVEPANREFCARPNTFELITVRPQREDDRETLVSQCKNTMCVTKNWLCADTKDERNLWMQKLNQILVDLRMWQPDSCHRPV, from the exons ATGGATCCGTTTACCGAG AAACTCCTGGAGAGGACCCGTGCTCGCAGGGAGAACCTGCAGAAGAAAATGGCAGAGAGGTCCACTGCTTCCAACAGACAGATGGCCAAGAGGGCTAGGGAGCCTCTGGCTGAGACCTGCAACAGCCTGGTCACAGAGCCCGTCGTCGACAAAG GCCCCCAACATTCCACCAAGCACTCTCCCTCCAAGCGGAGTCGTTCAGGTGAACTTGACAAGCCCACCATTATTGGTGAGGAGAACAGGGAGCCTGCAATGCCTCCTCGCACCCTGACCCCTACTCTGTCAGATCCCCAGACTGACCGGAAGCCCCCAACGGGCCCGGCCAGcattctctctgcctcttctctaGAGATGGTGGATGTCTGCCCTGCTCTTCCCGTTCCTGAACCAGAGCCCATGGTGGCAACACGGCTTGTCCCAGAGCAGGTCAGGGCCACGGAGGTAGAGCGCCCTGCCCCAAAACCAGAGAAGGTGGCTGTGAGTGCTGCTCCACAGAGGACCAGGGATGTGGAGGTGGTGCCTACTAGCACAGTTCTTCAGAGGAACAGAGAAGAGCAGGGGGAGGCTCCCACCTCCTCCACCCCTGCTGCCATGAAGTCTCGCCTGGCCAGACTAGCTGAACAGAGGCATTACTGGGACTCTGAAG GTACCTCTGAGGTTCCAGACATCCCAGCAGCTCTGTCCCCAGTGAAGAACCAGACCCAGCCGAGGCAGGCCTTAGCCCCAATCCCCACACCCGTCCATGCTGCTGCGTCCTCAGAGGCCCCTGTAGGCAGGAAGGGTCGGCTGGCCAACCTCGCAGCCACCATTGGGTCCTGGGAGGATGACCTCAGCCACGCGGCCCCTCGCAGCAGAGACTATGCACAAGAGAAGCCTGGTAGTGTTAGTAACGCCACCCCTGCTTGGAGGAGAGAGGCTGGTGCTGGAGCCAAACCCACCTCTGCTGCTGCAGACCGTCCACAAATGACTCAGTCATCAAACAGAAAGCCTGCTCTGGATTCCAACCAG CAGCATGTCCACTCCCCAGTCAAGTCCACCAGAGCATTTCCCCCCAGCCCTCAGAAGACTGAAGTACCTGAAGCCAGACCAGCTCTACGGACAGGCAGAGGTCTCCCCTCTCCTGTATCCAGTCCCCAGAGGAGTTACCAGGGGAGAGCCTCAGCCTTCACCCCCAGCCCCGAGAAAGGTGCTCTCTCCTCAGCCTCACCTGTGCCTCAGAGCCCCCTGAAGAACCAGGCCCTGTCCCGAGCCATGGAGGTCAACGATAGCCCAGAGAAGCCAGAGCTCCCCACACAGCCCTCTACCATCAGGCCCACTGGACCCTCTGTCCTGCAGACCAGGGAGAGGTTCACAAAGGAGACCACCCCGGCCACTCCCCTGCAGCAGAGAGGCACAGCTGGAGCAACTGGACCATCTGTCCTGCAGACCAGGGAGAGGTTCACAAAGGAGACCACCCCGGCCACTCCCCTGCAGCAGAGAGGCACCGCTGGAGCAACTGGAACTCCAG CAGATGTCAAGTCGTTCATGGAGCGTTTTGGGGAGAGGTGCCAGGAGCGTTCTGGCCTGAGTTCCCCTGCTACCTGCCATGGAGCAGCCACTCGTAACCCAAACATAGTGAACCCGTCTGGGGCAGGCCTGGCTGGTCGTACCCCTGTAGTGAGCCAGTCTGTGACCCCCAACACCAGGCTGGTGCAGGAGAGGCTGAGAGCTGCCAACACTGCCACCACTGCCCTTGCACAGAAACAGAAACTG GAGCGTGAGTCAGAACTGGCTCAGATTCGTAACCGTTTCCAGAAAGGGAACAACATTTGGAAGAACAAGGAGGAGGTGGTAGACACCAATAAACTCACACAGGCCAAG GATCTGATTGAGCATCCTGAGGagagagggcctgttgtctcacAGCCTGATGAGCCAACAGCTTCCCCTCTGGATAGCCTGAATGCTGCACCCAAGAAACCTTCTGAGGAAGAAACACAGGAGGAGGAATCGG ATGAAGAAGAGAGTCATGAGATGGAGATGAAAGTGGACCAGTCCAACAACTCTGAGATCAACAACTTTGACGGGTTCCATGATCAGATTGAGGAGCTGAGTGGTgaggagggtgaaggagaagaggaggaagataaacTGAACATCTCCTCGATGTCCATCCTGGCCCCCTTCTCTGAGTCGGTGGCTGCTGTGATCAAGAGCCCAGTAAGGAAGATGATG ACGTCGACCCCAGCCAGTTCATTCAACGCTAAGAGCCAGACTCCTGACATTGTTTCCAGACCCAGTAAGTTCCAAAGGGCTCGCTTGCTCCGGGCTGGGTCATCAGACAGCCTAGAGACAGATGAACATGAGGACCACAACCTGCCCTACAG TATTGATGCGTACAGGTCGACCAGGATCAAGGAGAGTACCGAGAGGCCCTGTGTGAAGCAGGTCATCGTGAAGGAGGACGTGTCTCGGAGAGCAGCAGAGGAGCCCAGGAGTCAAGGACACACCAGCATCAAACAGAAGATGAAG GTTCTGACCTATGAGATGAACCTGCAGCAGACTGTGATCAGCCAGGCCAGCCAAGCCTTGAACTGCTGTACTGATGAGGAGCATGGGAAAGGCTCGCATGTGGAGGCAGAGGCTGAGCGGCTGCTGCTCATAGCCA CGGAGAAGCGGGGGGCACTGAAGGCTGAGTTGGACCGTCTGAAAGGAGAGGGTCCTAGTGGTCATAGGAGGGGGCAGGGTGGGGACATGGGGGTATCCGCCTCCAAGGGATCCATCTCTCTCCTGGAGCTACGATTGCCCCTCAAGGCTGACTTTGTCTGCTCTGCTGCTAGCAAGCCAG AGTGGTCCAGCCATTACTTCTTCATCATGATCCGTGCTGGAGCTGAGAATACAGTTGCTACTCCCCTAGCCAGCACAAGTAGCGCTATCAGTGGAGACGCAATCACCTTCTCTACCAAGTTCACCAT GCCTGACGTCTCTAACGACTTTGCAATTGATATTGAGGTTTACTGCCTG GTGCAGAAGCGTGAGTTGAACCCTGACAAGAGGAAGAAGCCCAGCAAGTCAAAG GCCATCACTCCCAAGAGGTTCCTCTCT AAGAGCAGTTTGACTCCAG tggtggccagtcctggGGGCCCTAATACTGTCCGCACCAGTAACTTTGTCCTGGTCGGGTCTCACAAGCTGACTCTTGCCTCAATTGGGAAAAACAAGTTCCTATTGGAGAAG GTGCCTTTCCTGTGCCCCATGGAGGGCCATATCTACCTGAAGATGCAGTGTGAGGTGGGCTccctggtggaggagagaggctTCCTG ACTATGTTTGAGGATGTGAGTGGATTCGGAGCATGGCACAGGAGATGGTGTGTCCTGTCAGGATACTGTATCTCCTACTGGACCTACCCTGATGATGAGAAACGCAAG AACCCAATGGGTCGCATCAACTTGGCCAACTGCATCAGTCGTAAGGTGGAGCCAGCCAACCGAGAGTTCTGTGCCAGGCCCAACACCTTCGAGCTGATCACTGTCCGGCCTCAGAGAGAGGACGACAGAGAGACGCTCGTCAGCCAGTGTAAAAACACCATGTGTGTCACCAA GAACTGGCTGTGTGCTGACACAAAGGACGAGAGGAACCTGTGGATGCAGAAGCTCAACCAGATCCTGGTGGACCTGCGCATGTGGCAGCCAGACTCCTGCCACAGGCCTGTGTGA